AAAGTCTCTGATATCAGATATGACAGAGATGTCACTGGAGTCCAAGTCAGGCATGTTGAAGCCGCCACCGTGAGAGGAGAGAGTGCCGTCGTAATAAGGTGGAGAAGGCTCTACGTCATCCTCCGAATCCACAAACATGGTCACGGGACTGGGAGAGATGCAGCGCGGGGAGTATACATTTTCACCGGTGCACGCTTCTGCAACATTGTCGTACATATGCGTGGCCTCCACGATGTTGCGCTTCTCTACCACCTCCATCAGAAATGAATGGAACATTTCTATTCTGTGCAGGCCTCCCACCACTCCCCCGGATCCACAAACCACACTATTGAAACGACCCTCGATCTCATGGGCCAGCTCCTCCCCCTGAATCAGCTGTTCACAGGCAAAGTCGCTGTCAGTGAGCTCAGCCTGACTATCTCCTACTGCCAACAGCTGAACGGGGATAATGTCCTGAACCTCACATAAGAATGCACACAGGGTCTCCAGGGAAGCTTTCCGGGTGACTGAGTACACAGCAATATAGCCGTGCACTAACCTGCTCTTCCTTAAAGTGAACGAGGCATGATATGAGAGGAGAGAAAGCTCTATGGCCAGCTTGTGCCCCCCAACCGTCTGCTCTAACAACACAGAAGTGCCACTATTCGACATAGGTCTGCAATGCTGATGCATCAGGAAAGGAGACAGGAGCTGTTCAATGTCATAGGGGTCTCCACACATTAAGCACATGACAATGCGCAGGTCTGCCTCTTGGGCTGGCTGATGTGGAGAGTCTCGGAGGCCGGGAGGCTCAGGGAGGAGAGGCGGGGAGCTGCTACTAAAAGATGTGCTCCTTCTAACATCAAGAAGGCCTCTCAGCACCTGATTGATCTGAGTCTCATTTACATTGTGCCCATAGCCCACACCGGGGGAGGCTGGGTCTAAAAAGCTGCACTGTAGTCTCCTTGCAACTTGTTGTCCCTGTGTTATTAGGTTTAAGGCAGTGTCTCCACCTATATCAACATATGAGCCCACCCCTCTTTTAGTGACTAAAAGAAGGGATGTTGGCAGTTGAGCCAGCTGGCTATCCCTTCGACCTAGAGTTGATTCCCTAAGTCGCTCAAGACTTTCTACCACATAAGATAGAGACTCTTTTGAGTTATACAGACAAAGACATCCATGAGGGGTAAATGTGGGGGTGTGGAAGGAGTTTACTGGAAGACGTACGTTCCCCTCAATGGGCCGCAGTGTCAACTCATACATCTTCCCGTCTAAAACATACCAGTCATCATTTGTGCACAGAGCTCTAATCTCATTGGCAAATTCTCTGGCCAACCCATCCTTACCTAGGATGACCAAATTAATTCTATCAGCTTTGGTGTCCCCAAAATGAGCTTTCACATCAAAGAAGGGGTAACAGGTGGGAAAACGAGATGCTAGGAGTTGCTCAATCTTAGAGTCTCCACAGTGAGGGCTACTGGGGCATGTTTCCTTGGTGGGGTGATAGACAAAGTGAATATGCTTCAGCACAAGGGCATCTCTTTCAGCAGGAAGCTTTTGCAGCGCCTTAAACCTCTGCTCCTCTCCCAGAACCTCCTGAATTGCTCCCATCTTTTCTTTGCTAGGCTTGGCATCCACCTCAAGCTCATAAAAAAGCTCAGAGTATTCAAGCAGAAGCTCCTGGAAGTCTTCTTTAGCACGGTCAATAATCTCCTTTTGATGGCGGTTGTACAGGTCCAAGTACTCCGGCTCCTCGAGCCACTGATAAAACTCCTCATTCATGATGAAGCTGCGGGCCTCTTCCCATGGTTTACCGGGCGTAACAAACGGTGAGGATGCTAACTTTTGCTTAAACTCCTGTCTTATTTCTGCACGTCTACATTCATTTCTTAGATGCTCCAGATGGGCATTGAATATATCTTCTGCTTCAGCAGTCTCCAGTAGATCGGAGGGGATTCGCTCATCCTCCATGTTGTCTATGTGAGATGTGTCTTCCCATGGAGAATCCTCCAGAACGACAAACCAGTGAGTAAAGTGCTGCTTGGACTCCAGCACTTTCTGCACTCCAGACCAGCTCAGTTGATCTATTTCATCGAGATCCGGCACCAGTGAACTAAGTGCTAAAGGGAGAGTGCTAAGATATATCCTGCGACGCCTCTCGATGTGCTCCTGCTTCAGCCGGTAGACGTGCTGTTGAAAAAGCTTTTTGCATTTAGCTGTTCCTTCCAAGAAAACATATTCTTTGTACTCTGGTGAGTTGTTCATTCGTCGACTGGCGTTTAACCAAGTTTCATTATGATTCTTGACGATACGGTTAATGAGCCACTCGTAGCGATCCTTGGCTGAAGCTATCTGCTGACTCTGGAGTTTCAGGGCTTCAAAATAAGGTATGATCTTGGGCTTGCCCCTGCCCTTATCAATAAGCTGAACCAACGTGAGGAAGGCTAGATCCACATTAATATTTGAGCGAGCAGAAGTCTCGACTACTGGGAGGCTTTTCTTTGTGATCGCAAAGGTATGCGCATCTTTGATGTAGCGCTCAACACCTTCGTCACATTTGGTCAGCACCAGCACGATGGGCTTCTTGGTCTTGCTGAGCTGGCCATAAAGGTTTGTGACGAATTTCAGCTGGTCATCAAAGTTACGGTTCATGCCGCGGCTcacatcaacacaaagcaggaaGCCATCAACCTGCAGTTTCCCCTCTGGCATTTGCTTTTGCTCAAAGTCTTGCTCCAAACCCAGCTGATCTGTGCAGAAGTACATGAGCTTCTCTGCCGAGGCCAACTTGGTCGCAGCCGCTCGCTTGATATAGGGCTGCATAGCAGTGCTACGATGTGGCTGAAATGTCTGGTCATCTATGAATTCGGTTTGCTCCACAACATGCATCCTGCACTCAGGGCCCTCCTCCAGGACCCGAGACACCTCCCCCCAAAACAGAAAGTGGTCATTGTTAACCACACGACCCCCAAAGTCACTGGTGCTTAAAACTGATGTGTGGTCCAGGTAGAAATCGTCAGCACTGGGTCGCACAAACCGATTGCACAGGCAGGATTTGCCCACCCCACATTGCCCCTTCTCCTTCTCTGTTCCAGACAAACCCACCACAATGAGGTTGTAAATGGGCGATCGTGCATCTTGCTTTTTCGCCATCATAGCATTTCGAAACTCATCCTGCCACAAATAGGCACTGAATAAAAGAGATCACTAATATGCTCGTCCGTCTACTGCTGATCCACAGAACAGATCAGATTGCTCCTTCTTCTGCTGGGCGTCAGTTATAATAAATAACAGTGCAGTGATAAGAGCAGCAGGTCCTTTCATTCATTCCTTATAAGAATCACATcctgtcaaaacaaacaaaaagaaaggaagtcAGACAAAATGGGCATTTGTTAAtcaagaaaatgtacaaaacaaataaactgaacacatttggaaataatgaaattaccagtaactttaaataaaaaaataaatctgatataTCTAATGGCAATATGCTTCTAAATGCTGTGCTATGTGTACTTCTAAAACAAGAATTATAATTTAACACCGAGCTGACCTTTTTTGCACACCATCCTTATTGTTTCAGCGACAAAATAGTCCCTTTTGCTCATCgatattaaaatatcaattatttaccaaaatgtgacattgtacaagcaaaaattaaatcaattagttGCACACTGTGTGAAATTATTCTGTTAGCATTCTTACTGTACAGCtccaagtttgtttgtttttttagtaaagCCCTATTGTATTTATTTGGCATCATCATTCATTACAAGCCAAACCTACTGAGGGGAgtgttacagaaacattaatgcCAGCCATTATAATATCTGCTGGCAGAAGCCATTGATTTTTCTCACACTGTAGTAGCAGCCAAACCTGAAAAACACAGGTTTACGcaaatttccatgaaaaagGGAAGCTTATTTATTATCAATTGCAGCGCTGCAGCAACAACAATGCAGGATGACGGACtagtttgacatgttttctttgttgtgtgGACAAATTCTATTTTGCAATGACTTTTTGGTGGAACTCTGCATATGACTGGCCCCAATGTCAGTTTTTGAATTAACCTGMTGAAAATTTCATTCATTAACTCAGCTTTAGCCTGAGTAACACTTTCACTGGTGACAAGTTAAAAGAAATCAGACCAGGTCTTTGCATTTTACCAGGGATCATTTTATACAGTAACCATCAAAAYTGCAGAGATTACTCTCAGCACTGCTCGGCTgatctaaaagaaaacaaaaacacaggaacTGAGATCCAAAATCTAAGAACAAGCATGTTGGGAGTGGCTCTTCGAGTGATGTATCAGCTGATCAGTGAGTTTAGTGACATGCATATAAATGACTGTGCTGTCGACRCGCCGTTCTCTCCTTGTTTTTAAGCCAGACAAACAGTGCTGCTACAAAAGGGGGGAAATGACCAGATATATATTCATGATATTGTTTATCAATAGAAATTTTCAAACTTTGATTCATTGGAACATAAATGTTAACTTAAATGCCTTCAAGCCCAACAATCTATCCTCCCATCCCCCAACTATCTTCTTATATCAACAGCATAATCAAACCACATAAGATAGCACAATGTttaatatatatgtgtgtgtatatataaatttgaaataaactaaactcTCAACTTATACAAGTTTGCCATGTTTAGGTTAAAAGTTAGAAAGTTGAGGTATTTCAGAAATTATTCATGCTAAATATTCCTCAGGGGAAATGGGTGAAAATCTTccaaaataaatctgctgggtTTTGATTTATATGTatctgaaaaacatgtttaagcttttatttttggatattaACATCAATCCCCACCATAGTTTCCTCttctaaaactcaaaaatatgtTATGGCTTTCAATGTTGGTTGTCCAACCattgcaaaacatatttttgtatagACAAATGCAACTATTTAGCTGCACAAATAAAGACAGGTGCTCTTCAAGGATCAGTATTTgagccatttctttttttttatcatttatataaACAATCCAgggagatatatatatatatatctccaGTTATAGTTCACTTTTAAGCAAATGAAACAATCATCAGTCCTCATCAGCAGTAGACTCCATTTTACCTGTTCTACCAcgtcaaagctttttttttaaattaaatatttaacactaaAAAGACTATAAATATAATCTTCACATGCTCCTCCTCAAACCTAActaataaaagccactagaaAAAGAATTTCCcccaaaaacattcaaacacaagtacaacaaagcaaaagatGCCATAAACTTTCTCACCCCATctatttttaaagcacagaTAACTGCTTCTATATTAGTACTGATGCAATGCCATTATGATGGCCACTTCATAAGGTAAAACTAATAATATGAAGTGACCTTGGCTACTTCGACATTACCCAAGCAGTTgtatttaaaataccaacaaaaaaaMMCGAAAAAGAGGTGACACAATTTGCCCTTTCTTTAAAGGCAAAGTCCAGCAGGGTCAAAAACAAATGTGGGCAGCTGAGCTAGGCCTGATGCCCGAAtaaacagatatttaaaaaaaaaaaaaacaacctgacaCCTTCTGAGCAGAGATCTGGAGCGCAAATTCAGCTCGCAGGGTTGTATAACCTGCTTACAGAGACAAGTTCTGTGTTCCGCTAAGGATTACCAGTGAACATTGGCTTCAGGGTGCTCAGAGGGGCTGACCACGCCAGGCCTGCTGCCTAATGCAACTGCAGCGCCGGGGCTGTGCACTGACCTCCCCTGCTGCACGCCGACACACGGCGATTAAAGGGAACCCACTTCCACCCAGTTTTGTCTTGGGTGTGAGCCCTCGACAGCTTCTCCGGGTCAGCCAATAAAGAAGCCGATCGGGCATACATACCATCGCGTTTCTCCCCTTTCTCCTCTCGCATCTGTCAGGCCAGTGCTTGCCGCAGCCCTCGCCGCCGCCTGATGTGCATAAGCAAAAGCCGCAGAATAAACGCCAGGAACTGCTCCCAAATATCACTGATATCACAACGCTGCGTATGGCGGGGTCAGTGGAAATGAATCCCCATCACACATGTCTGGATTCTCGcccccttctttcttttttttttttttttttgcaacaatgttttttttttttttcaatatatatatttttttattgttgcatttaaacGCCgggaagaaataaatatgtccAGGATTATTCTTGCACAAGGGAGGTTTCCGCCTGCGAAATTCGGGCgtgtgaaacaaaaaaggaaagaaaagggRaaaaaaaaagaaagtctgcTCCAGACGTCTTCCTCTCGGTTCACCACGTTGCTTTTTCAATCATTATTCTGTCCATTGTTGTGGCCACATAATAACGCTGGGCCGGTGTCGCACACCAGACAACAGTGAGTTTGTTGTAATCGCCCTGGTGTCTCCTTTGAAATGTGCTCCTGCTGCAACACGAATCCTTCATGTCCTGGGCGATTTTAGGAGCCGATCGCGCGTGTGAAAGTGGAATTTCTCTCAGCTTTCCGATAATGGCGGCGGCGGCCCTCCTCCTCCCCGGACCTAGatctcctcttcttttctttgggAAAAGGGAGCAGTGGAGACCGAAGCAGCCGAGAGAGGGACTCAGTCTCACCCAGCGGCGCCCTCACACAACTGCAGCAGGTCGGCTCTCTGTTGCTCTAACTCTCCACCACGCCGATGCCTTTGCACCGTTTCAGACCCAAACTCAATCGATTAGTCATTATTGTTCAATGCAAAACTTGCATTGGACGTTATTTTTTGTCCAATTACGAGTGCATATTATTAAAGCAATTTGACTATGTTCCTTTCTTTTGGagaaaagctgaacattttttttgcaccatTATGCCCCgttgtgggttttgtttttgtagaaaattgaCACAAAAGAAAGAtaacagtttgaaataaatgcgTGTACTTGCCCTATGCTGGCTTCCAAcagttaaatgtacatttaaaaagcacTCATTATCCTTTAACTTCAttatgttttgtcacattaccactaatcttcatttattttattatttgatgcAACAGTGGCACATATTACttatgtaaaaatctgaaaagtgcattttcatttcttttaagaaGTACACAAGTTTTCCTTTGACACCAAAGGTAATTATTGAGTCATTCAAACTTTCCACAAAGCACAGGAGTTTGAATACTGATACATTTACAAGGCTCAATATTCAACTGGAACTTAGCAGCAACAGCAAATTTAGCAAATACATTATATAGTAATACAAGTAGTCTGTGTATAACACATTGATGTGTGGCATTAAACATAATTATGTACTCTAAAATGTATAAWtaaagttgaaataaatactATCAGGAACTAAATTTTGAAAATGYAAACCAGAGGACTGAGTATTACAGAACGCTTAATTTATCCTGAGCTTTCAAGAAGTGTCAAATTTGAATTAGTCAATCGTGATGTAGTTCACACCATACAACTGATAGgtttcttgacattttttaatgattaatcggTTTTAAGGAGGCACTTAAGGAGATTAGAATTAATAAAGTGCAAGAGCAGCATCAGACAGGCAATTATTTGTTAGGGSGCTGAATGCTSTCCTCAGTTTGGAGAAGCAAGGCCCTAATTAGTTTGACAGGTCATTAAAGGGCCAGCgcagaaacaaacagacataTTCTGTCCAGTAGCATCAAAGAATATGTAAAATGGAAATCCTGCACAGacctttctttacttttaatttaagttagagaaatgtattaattaagCTGCTCTTATTTGTCAGAAATCTTGTTCATAGCCCCATAGCAGCACTTTGAAATGRTCTCAGTCTTGCTTTGTGAGGSACCATAACTTATTTGAGTTAGAATTAAAACTATTAAACTAACAAACCATAGAGTAGTAACAACTTTAGGcattaaatactttaaatatagGTCGATACTCTACACACTACTTTGcaatttcttttacttttacaaaattaactttttcaatTAGAAATTTGAGCTTGCAAACATacgtcaaactcaaggcccgggggccaaatctggcccgccgtagctttttatgtggccctctagactccaaattacatcaatNNNNNNNNNNNNNNNNNNNNNNNNNNNNNNNNNNNNNNNNNNNNNNNNNNNNNNNNNNNNNNNNNNNNNNNNNNNNNNNNNNNNNNNNNNNNNNNNNNNNNNNNNNNNNNNNNNNNNNNNNNNNNNNNNNNNNNNNNNNNNNNNNNNNNNNNNNNNNNNNNNNNNNNNNNNNNNNNNNNNNNNNNNNNNNNNNNNNNNNNNNNNNNNNNNNNNNNNNNNNNNNNNNNNNNNNNNNNNNNNNNNNNNNNNNNNNNNNNNNNNNNNNNNNNNNNNNNNNNNNNNNNNNNNNNNNNNNNNNNNNNNNNNNNNNNNNNNNNNNNNNNNNNNNNNNNNNNNNNNNNNNNNNNNNNNNNNNNNNNNNNNNNNNNNNNNNNNNNNNNNNNNNNNNNNNNNNNNNNNNNNNNNNNNNNNNNNNNNNNNNNNNNNNNNNNNNNNNNNNNNNNNNNNNNNNNNNNNNNNNNNNNNNNNNNNNNNNNNNNNNNNNNNNNNNNNNNNNNNNNNNNNNNNNNNNNNNNNNNNNNNNNNNNNNNNNNNNNNNNNNNNNNNNNNNNNNNNNNNNNNNNNNNNNNNNNNNNNNNNNNNNNNNNNNNNNNNNNNNNNNNNNNNNNNNNNNNNNNNNNNNNNNNNNNNNNNNNNNNNNNNNNNNNNNNNNNNNNNNNNNNNNNNNNNNNNNNNNNNNNNNNNNNNNNNNNNNNNNNNNNNNNNNNNNNNNNNNNNNNNNNNNNNNNNNNNNNNNNNNNNNNNNNNNNNNNNNNNNNNNNNNNNNNNNNNNNNNNNNNNNNNNNNNNNNNNNNNNNNNNNNNNNNNNNNNNNNNNNNNNNNNNNNNNNNNNNNNNNNNNNNNNNNNNNNNNNNNNNNNNNNNNNNNNNNNNNNNNNNNNNNNNNNNNNNNNNNNNNNNNNNNNNNNNNNNNNNNNNNNNNNNNNNNNNNNNNNNNNNNNNNNNNNNNNNNNNNNNNNNNNNNNNNNNNNNNNNNNNNNNNNNNNNNNNNNNNNNNNNNNNNNNNNNNNNNNNNNNNNNNNNNNNNNNNNNNNNNNNNNNNNNNNNNNNNNNNNNNNNNNNNNNNNNNNNNNNNNNNNNNNNNNNNNNNNNNNNNNNNNNNNNNNNNNNNNNNNNNNNNNNNNNNNNNNNNNNNNNNNNNNNNNNNNNNNNNNNNNNNNNNNNNNNNNNNNNNNNNNNNNNNNNNNNNNNNNNNNNNNNNNNNNNNNNNNNNNNNNNNNNNNNNNNNNNNNNNNNNNNNNNNNNNNNNNNNNNNNACACATACTATTTTCCTGGCATGTTTATATCATTTGATTTATctcagtatttttcttttcttgcttatCGTAAAGGAAAAATTGACTCACGTCATCTATATTTTTATGATTGTGTTATATTTACCCcataaaacaagtttcttcATGGCTTCATGGCTCTACGGAGGTTTGTTTTACACTTCAGTCGATGTATAAAGGAGCCTCTATGTAACAGGGATCTGGGGGATGAGAGGCAGTAAAGGTTAGAACRGGGTGAAAGGGACAACAGATGGGCGCTGAGGGAGCTCTGCACAGGGAGACAATGGATGGGAAAAGTCTTTTATACCATGCGAATAATCAACATTTACTGCTGGTAAGGTACAATGTCTGAGCATCTttcaaatattcttttttttttcctccacagtaCAGCTTCACGATTGGCTCATAAATGGTAAACAATGTtcaggagagaggaggaaaaaaaaaaaaaaaaaaaaactgaaatatttggcTTGGTAAAGTGTATCTGGACTGCAGCTGGAAACTGAGCTGTGAGGCAGGGTTTAAACCGAAACACAAGGTTGGGGAATCACTTCACTACCAGATATTTGACAGATGATTGGtttgaatatgaaaatatgaataactgagattaaaacaaatgagattatgcaaaaaatatattgaaaagaAGGAAGTTTATGCCAAGAAAGCTTTGCTGGGATCTTTGGATTTCTTCCTGAGTCAGATGTTCAGAATTAGTTTTGAAGTTTATAATGAGATTATCTTAAATTGAAATCAGATAGAGAGGCATACCAAGGATTTGTTGCCAGTTTTAATAACATGATGCGTGTATCTGAAACCAATCTGGACAAAAAGTAGGTAAATATGACCTCCATGAACCTTTCTGCCTtttaatgactgtttttttttttacaaaatattgagAGGCACAAAGTGCAGATGTGTTTATGAATGAGGTATTTCTCTTTAAGGAAGATCCTGAACATCAGGAAGCATGAAGGAAGGAAATTCTTCTCACAGGAACAGCTAAACAAAGATCGGAACGGTGATCGAAAACAACMCGGCAAGACAATAACACGTCTAAGGTGAGAAGGACTGACCTTCCAGTGAGacgttttgttttaatgagcaaAKACATTTTTACAGGtaaaatgtcaggaaaaccAGTAAGAAATGGTGCTGTGTTGACAGGCTGGRACAAAGGGACATATGTCCGACTTCCACGTAGAGTGATGGTTCTGCCCAAAAAActactaaacaaacaaacactggcCTGAGAAAGATTTAGAAGAATTTTGATTTAGAagaattttgaatatttgattCTGTATTTACGCTTTACATAGAAAGTTCTAGAGCAGTAGAGGGCGACAGAAAGAAAACCAGATATATGGTTACGTGAAAAATAAGACAACCCCACAAACGCCTGAGtgtttttccaaagtttttggacaaataaataattattattcattttaacaatATGAAAAAATCAAGTAACATAACCTGACAGAACTTAAGAAAAGGACTAATGAAACTTTTTagtacaattatttatttttttggtgagaGATAACTTATGACATCCCATATTTATTCCTGCCTAAAAGTGCTTTGATGACATGCGAACATATAGTGTTTGCTACGYGACATTCTTACTCAACATTTCRAAAAGGGTTTATGTTATTTAAACCTCAGACATTTAGTCTGGTGAGTGAAGATCACAGCCGGCTGTAAAATTTAAAGASGCCTCAAAACAATTCGAAACCATCCATCCCACTGGCTTCcatataaataacacaaaagtaGCTTGAGGAACAGCTAACGTTTTTGTTCCTCTCAATTTTTCCAGTGATCATGCCGCCCCAAAACCCATCCCACCCTGCGCAGTGAGCCATGTCGCCCATATCAAACTCTGcttttctgttgtgtttggaGCTCATCTGCTGGTTACTTTGGTTAAATACCACCTGTTTGTTCAGCCTGTGTCACTACGGCTGCACATGTAGGACATAAAGCACAACAGCTCTTCTAGAAACTTTTTTAAGGCTGGTTTCTTGGGTTTCAATCccaaaatattctcattgaaggCCTCAGCATAGTAAAGAATTACTCTGCATTCAACCATNNNNNNNNNNNNNNNNNNNNNNNNNNNNNNNNNNNNNNNNNNNNNNNNNNNNNNNNNNNNNNNNNNNNNNNNNNNNNNNNNNNNNNNNNNNNNNNNNNNNNNNNNNNNNNNNNNNNNNNNNNNNNNNNNNNNNNNNNNNNNNNNNNNNNNNNNNNNNNNNNNNNNNNNNNNNNNNNNNNNNNNNNNNNNNNNNNNNNNNNNNNNNNNNNNNNNNNNNNNNNNNNNNNNNNNNNNNNNNNNNNNNNNNNNNNNNNNNNNNNNNNNNNNNNNNNNNNNNNNNNNNNNNNNNNNNNNNNNNNNNNNNNNNNNNNNNNNNNNNNNNNNNNNNNNNNNNNNNNNNNNNNNNNNNNNNNNNNNNNNNNNNNNNNNNNNNNNNNNNNNNNNNNNNNNNNNNNNNNNNNNNNNNNNNNNNNNNNNNNNNNNNNNNNNNNNNNNNNNNNNNNNNNNNNNNNNNNNNNNNNNNNNNNNNNNNNNNNNNNNNNNNNNNNNNNNNNNNNNNNNNNNNNNNNNNNNNNNNNNNNNNNNNNNNNNNNNNNNNNNNNNNNNNNNNNNNNNNNNNNNNNNNNNNNNNNNNNNNNNNNNNNNNNNNNNNNNNNNNNNNNNNNNNNNNNNNNNNNNNNNNNNNNNNNNNNNNNNNNNNNNNNNNNNNNNNNNNNNNNNNNNNNNNNNNNNNNNNNNNNNNNNNNNNNNNNNNNNNNNNNNNNNNNNNNNNNNNNNNNNNNNNNNNNNNGCTTGGCAGTACTGATAGGCAAagtgtctctgtctctccagGTAGCATTACTCAGGTTCCTCAGCTCTGGATATTTGATGATGCCAGCAGGGGAAMGTGAGAGATGTGAGGAGAGAGTAAAAGCGAGAAGAAAGCTGAGAAACCAGAAGAGGGAGCTGTTCTCCCACACGGGGCAACTGGCCTTGATTGCactccctaaaaaaaaaaagtccaaagtGGAAAGAAGCATAATCACATAGGAATTTTATAACCCAAACACACGGCACAGACGCTAAATTCACATGTGCCAAAGATTTATGACCGTTSCCATGACTAATATCACATCTGctgattaatcttttttttaactggtgCAAGCTGATTTGTCAATAGGGGAAAGCCACAAGGAGATGGGCTGTCTTGCTCACGAAACATTTCCACAACTCCCAGTGGATGTGAATCTGTCTCAGCTTGCGGGAGAAAATAGGGAGGGGATCRAACCGAACGGGGAGGGAAGAAGAAGGAATGTAATGAGATCTCATCatatgatttctgtttttttttgtttttttttaaagctaaactcTGATTACATCGTCGCAATTTGGGGGACGTTAGTAACTTTTTCCAGAACCTCTCAGCTCTCTCTGTTTCTCAagctctttttaattttttttccccagcaacCAACAGCATATTTTCCcttgcctcttttttttcctcccttcttcTCCCTGCAGCGTGACGTGTGAGTGGAGTTCCTGCCCTTGTCTCTGGCAGCAAAGCTTTGAGTGCAGGAGAAGAGAAGRAACTCGTGCAGCGGCGGTCACCGACTCTGACCTGCCACAGGCGAGATGGATCGGAGGTGTAAACAAGAAGGAGCCRAGAGCATTCTGGCCTGAGTGTGTGTGCTCTGTCCTCtcaggaggggagggggggagagaaaTCCGGACTACGAGGAGGGAGGAAGCCAAGAAGACCAGGAGAAAGTGGACAAGTTGTTGGGCTGTGTCGCTTGTGGGCAAAGGTGAATGAGAAGGAGCAGCTGAGGAGTCTGTttgagagaggaggaggaggaggaggaggaggaggaggaggaggagtgctCCGCTGAGGGGAAACCACCGCTGtattcccccccccacccagCGCTAACAGGACAGGATGAGGTACCAAAGCAGGGTAAGATCTACCTTCTGATGCTCTCTGTTGTGTTTGCAACACTCACTGCTGCATACAGGTTTggattcagctgtttttagaCTGTTTGGCACTCACACACTAAAGATCTGAACTACCACGGAGACGGCACAAAGGGAAAAAGCAAAGCGGACCAGTGACTCACTCCGGGACTCCTCTTTCCACCCTTGTGATTTGTGTACATGCTGAGGTTTTTGTTCGGGCTTTAACTCAAACCAGGGCTGGATAAACACGGGATTTCTCCACCAGTTTCAGCCTCCAGCACATTAGCGTTAGAGAGAACCAGCTGTGGTAGAAGACCAGCTCACTCCAGGACGCGGTGGAGGGGCAAGCCTTATAAGGAATGCAATCTGTATGTAGTTGGCCTCGCAGAGCTCAGTCGTGGAGCCTGGAGCCAAGTTCTCCTCCAAGCGCTCCTCGCTGGCTGTCACTCCAGCTGCACCTACAAACTT
The DNA window shown above is from Poecilia reticulata strain Guanapo linkage group LG14, Guppy_female_1.0+MT, whole genome shotgun sequence and carries:
- the arhgap35b gene encoding rho GTPase-activating protein 35 → MMAKKQDARSPIYNLIVVGLSGTEKEKGQCGVGKSCLCNRFVRPSADDFYLDHTSVLSTSDFGGRVVNNDHFLFWGEVSRVLEEGPECRMHVVEQTEFIDDQTFQPHRSTAMQPYIKRAAATKLASAEKLMYFCTDQLGLEQDFEQKQMPEGKLQVDGFLLCVDVSRGMNRNFDDQLKFVTNLYGQLSKTKKPIVLVLTKCDEGVERYIKDAHTFAITKKSLPVVETSARSNINVDLAFLTLVQLIDKGRGKPKIIPYFEALKLQSQQIASAKDRYEWLINRIVKNHNETWLNASRRMNNSPEYKEYVFLEGTAKCKKLFQQHVYRLKQEHIERRRRIYLSTLPLALSSLVPDLDEIDQLSWSGVQKVLESKQHFTHWFVVLEDSPWEDTSHIDNMEDERIPSDLLETAEAEDIFNAHLEHLRNECRRAEIRQEFKQKLASSPFVTPGKPWEEARSFIMNEEFYQWLEEPEYLDLYNRHQKEIIDRAKEDFQELLLEYSELFYELEVDAKPSKEKMGAIQEVLGEEQRFKALQKLPAERDALVLKHIHFVYHPTKETCPSSPHCGDSKIEQLLASRFPTCYPFFDVKAHFGDTKADRINLVILGKDGLAREFANEIRALCTNDDWYVLDGKMYELTLRPIEGNVRLPVNSFHTPTFTPHGCLCLYNSKESLSYVVESLERLRESTLGRRDSQLAQLPTSLLLVTKRGVGSYVDIGGDTALNLITQGQQVARRLQCSFLDPASPGVGYGHNVNETQINQVLRGLLDVRRSTSFSSSSPPLLPEPPGLRDSPHQPAQEADLRIVMCLMCGDPYDIEQLLSPFLMHQHCRPMSNSGTSVLLEQTVGGHKLAIELSLLSYHASFTLRKSRLVHGYIAVYSVTRKASLETLCAFLCEVQDIIPVQLLAVGDSQAELTDSDFACEQLIQGEELAHEIEGRFNSVVCGSGGVVGGLHRIEMFHSFLMEVVEKRNIVEATHMYDNVAEACTGENVYSPRCISPSPVTMFVDSEDDVEPSPPYYDGTLSSHGGGFNMPDLDSSDISVISDIRDFENKLNNKIPPQVRVKPGVTFDFRKVSRSPYIDTLGHRRSLPSAVTWVPGGDVGYDPSDYAEPIDAVSKPRPSNEEIIYSVPHDSTQGKIITIRNSNRMHSNGNGSDSEADSSSLERRRKFSAIGVKPRLYRDRSKRLGKFSSFRTSFIGSDDEMGALSKSKEDDFGTLKGDSLVNEEIEDPKKRNILKSLRRTAKKTRPKPRPSIPKPMESCYFGVPLASVVSPDRPIPLFIEKCVHFIEKTGLNTEGLYRVSGNKSEMESMQKQFEQDHGLDLVEKDFAINTVAGALKSFFSELPEPLVPCALQVELLDAFKIMDREQRLYAMKDVLRKFPKENYDVFRYVVSHLNRVSQLSRVNLMTSENLSICFWPTLMRPDFTTMDALTATRTYQTIIETFIHQCAFFFYNQPLIDSPTGLGGLPASPTTTLGGSSAYSCYRSSPPHTAAHFSPLQQSPPTTPQSPLQSLLPPLHQHPHTHHPPAEQETL